Proteins from a single region of Bos javanicus breed banteng chromosome 7, ARS-OSU_banteng_1.0, whole genome shotgun sequence:
- the SLC25A41 gene encoding mitochondrial carrier protein SCaMC-3L, with translation MMGAQPEQTQKPSSRVQTLFKRVKAFFTKTGPPPPPPAPSRNLGCTHVYGYVFGHLGEREPEHSPSQQVLDTGEQLMVPVDVLEVDNEGALWKFLLSGAMAGAVSRTGTAPLDRAKVYMQVYSSKKNFMYLLGGLRSLIQEGGIRSLWRGNGINVLKIAPEYAIKFSVFEQCKNYFCGVHESPPFQERLLAGSLAVATSQTLINPMEVLKTRLTLRRTGQYKGLLDCARQILEQEGTRALYRGYLPNMLGIIPYACTDLAVYEMLNCLWLKSGRDMKDPSGLVSLSSVTLSTTCGQMASYPLTLVRTRMQAQDTVEGSNPTMCGVFRRILAQQGWPGLYRGMTPTLLKVLPAGGISYVVYEAMKKTLGV, from the exons ATGATGGGAGCCCAACCAGAGCAAACTCAGAAGCCCAGCTCTCGGGTCCAGACCCTGTTTAAGAGGGTCAAGGCCTTCTTCACCAAAActggtcccccacccccacccccagccccctcccgGAATCTGGGCTGTACCCACGTGTACGGGTACGTGTTTGGGCACCTGGGGGAAAGAGAACCGGAGCATTCCCCATCGCAGCAG GTGCTGGACACAGGGGAGCAGCTGATGGTCCCCGTGGATGTCCTGGAAGTGGATAATGAGGGAGCCTTGTGGAAGTTCCTCCTCTCGGGAGCCATGGCTGGGGCAGTGTCTCGCACAGGCACGGCCCCTCTGGACCGTGCCAAGGTGTACATGCAG GTCTACTCCTCCAAGAAGAATTTCATGTATCTGCTGGGAGGTCTCCGGAGCCTGATCCAGGAAGGGGGCATCCGTTCACTCTGGAGGGGCAACGGTATCAATGTGCTCAAAATTGCCCCGGAGTACGCCATCAAGTTCTCTGTCTTCGAacag TGTAAAAACTACTTCTGTGGAGTGCACGAGTCCCCACCCTTTCAGGAACGTCTCCTTGCTGGCTCTCTGGCTGTGGCCACTTCCCAGACGCTCATCAACCCCATGGAG GTGCTGAAGACGCGGCTGACCCTGCGGCGGACCGGCCAGTACAAGGGGCTGCTGGACTGCGCCAGGCAGATCCTGGAGCAGGAGGGCACCCGCGCCCTTTACCGTGGGTACCTCCCCAACATGCTTGGCATCATCCCGTATGCCTGCACCGACCTGGCCGTCTATGAG ATGCTCAACTGTCTCTGGCTGAAATCAGGCAGGGACATGAAGGACCCTAGTGGCTTGGTCAGTCTGTCGTCTGTGACACTGTCCACCACCTGTGGACAGATGGCCAGTTACCCGCTGACTTTGGTGCGCACCAGGATGCAAGCCCAAG ACACTGTGGAGGGTTCAAACCCcaccatgtgtggagtcttccgGAGGATCCTGGCCCAGCAGGGCTGGCCAGGGCTGTACCGAGGCATGACCCCCACATTACTGAAGGTGCTGCCTGCAGGCGGCATCAGCTACGTGGTGTATGAAGCCATGAAGAAGACCCTGGGAGTATAA